A genomic region of Sarcophilus harrisii chromosome 6, mSarHar1.11, whole genome shotgun sequence contains the following coding sequences:
- the LOC111721478 gene encoding olfactory receptor 14I1-like produces MSNCTIIIEFFLMEYSSIRELQVLHAILFLFIYIAALMGNLLTVTAIVTDPHLHSPMYFFLSNLSLLDLGCISVTLPKFIVNSLTRNQAISLLGCAAQVFFFIFFGATEIALLVAMSYDRFVAICHPLHYGVTMTPFNCRWAAIGSWLSGLIYSIVHTGNMFRLPFSGSNVIHQFFCDIPNVLKVSSPEVRNTEYILLAISSILILFCFLFLIISYTYIFSTVFKMPSVEGRYKALSTCSPQLMIFLLFLLTGLVSIFGHPSDTSSVQNLLISMAYTILPPFMNPIIYSLRNMQIKVALARIIKTSFFPKKEMSVFETIKK; encoded by the coding sequence ATGAGCAATTGTACCATCATCATAGAATTCTTCCTTATGGAGTATTCCAGCATCCGAGAGCTGCAGGTCTTGCACGCTATTCTTTTCTTGTTCATATACATTGCAGCCCTGATGGGGAATCTCCTCACTGTCACTGCCATTGTCACTGACCCACACCTTCACTCtccaatgtatttttttctgagcAATCTTTCCCTGTTGGATCTTGGCTGCATCTCAGTCACTCTTCCCAAATTCATTGTGAATTCCCtgacaagaaatcaagccatttctcTCCTGGGTTGTGCTGCTcaggttttcttctttatcttctttggGGCAACAGAAATTGCTTTGCTTGTGGCGATGTCCTATGACCGATTTGTGGCCATTTGCCACCCTTTACACTATGGAGTCACCATGACACCATTCAACTGTCGTTGGGCAGCAATTGGTTCATGGCTCAGTGGGCTCATCTATTCAATTGTACACACGGGGAACATGTTCCGTCTGCCTTTCTCAGGATCCAATGTGATCCATCAGTTTTTTTGTGACATCCCTAATGTCTTGAAGGTCTCATCTCCTGAGGTTCGTAATACTGAGTATATACTCCTTGCCATCagttccattttaattttattctgctttctttttttaatcatatcctATACTTATATCTTCTCCACGGTATTTAAAATGCCCTCTGTGGAAGGGCGTTACAAAGCTTTGTCTACATGTTCACCTCAACTGATGatctttctcttattccttcttACTGGCTTGGTCAGTATTTTTGGTCATCCTTCAGACACTTCCTCAGTCCAGAATCTTCTGATTTCAATGGCTTACACAATTTTGCCTCCATTTATGAATCCTATTATTTATAGTCTGAGAAATATGCAAATCAAGGTTGCACTGGCCAGGATCATCAAAACCTCCTTTTTTCCCAAGAAGGAAATGTCTGTctttgaaacaattaaaaagtaA